The Lytechinus pictus isolate F3 Inbred chromosome 10, Lp3.0, whole genome shotgun sequence genome includes a window with the following:
- the LOC129268949 gene encoding alpha-L-fucosidase-like, translating to MGIPKVWLITFVSVCTSAQYQPNWDSIDSRSLPAWYDQSKFGVFIHWGLYSVPSFEPNSEWFWWRWKGSDPSPDVDKFMKDIYKPYFTYSDFASSFRAEFFDPYEWTDILQASGAKYVVLTSKHHDGFTNWPSKYSWNWNSDIGPSRDLVGELASALRNETDIRFGLYYSLYEWFNPLYLEDKANRFRTNEYCMQLLWPELLELVNKYKPDVFWSDGDTQAYDSYWNSTEILAWLYNSSPTKDTIVTNDRWGYGTRCRHGGFYTCKDEHKPMILRRHKWENYVSIDKASSGFRRTASLTDYRNMDELIELLASTVSCNGNLIINIGPTAEGDIIPIYEERLRSMGDWLKVNGEAIFETRPWRAQNDTVTEGIWYTNKTTGIYAIVLDWPTNNKLFLGAPIPSSQSSLFMLGYNQPLKWSGYAGKPGIHVTMPQLNPATMPCEWAWVIKMKMVQ from the exons ATGGGTATTCCAAAGGTTTGGCTCATAACGTTTGTATCGGTTTGCACGAGCGCTCAGTACCAACCCAACTGGGACTCGATCGACTCGCGGTCCCTGCCCGCGTGGTATGACCAGTCCAAGTTCGGTGTCTTCATTCACTGGGGACTCTACAGCGTACCAAGCTTCGAACCAAACAGTGAGTGGTTCTGGTGGAGATGGAAAGGCAGTGATCCAAGTCCTGATGTGGACAAGTTTATGAAAGACATTTACAAACCTTACTTCACATATTCTGACTTTGCTTCCAGTTTCAGAGCTGAGTTCTTTGACCCTTATGAGTGGACAGATATCCTTCAAGCCTCTGGAGCAAA ATATGTAGTATTGACGAGCAAGCACCATGATGGGTTTACAAACTGGCCTTCAAAATATTCATGGAACTGGAACTCTGATATTGGACCAAGCAGGGATCTTGTAG GTGAACTTGCTAGTGCATTACGAAATGAAACTGACATTCGTTTTGGGCTCTACTACTCGCTTTATGAATGGTTTAATCCACTGTATCTAGAAGATAAGGCTAATAGATTCAGAACCAATGAGTACTGTATG CAATTGCTTTGGCCAGAGTTGTTGGAGCTTGTAAATAAGTATAAACCTGATGTTTTCTGGTCTGATGGAGACACGCAGGCTTATGATAGTTACTGGAACAGTACAGAGATCCTGGCCTGGCTCTATAATTCTAG TCCAACAAAGGACACCATAGTGACCAATGATCGTTGGGGATACGGCACTAGATGCAGACATGGAGGTTTTTATACCTGTAAAGATGAGCATAAACCTA TGATTCTACGGAGGCATAAATGGGAGAATTATGTGAGTATTGATAAAGCATCATCAGGATTCAGACGTACTGCCTCACTTACCGACTATAGAAACATGGATGAACTCATTGAATTACTTGCTAGCACTGTCAG CTGCAACGGCAATCTTATAATTAACATTGGCCCGACAGCTGAGGGTGATATCATACCCATCTATGAAGAACGTCTTAGATCCATGGGTGATTGGCTGAAGGTGAATGGAGAAGCTATCTTTGAAACCAGGCCTTGGAGGGCACAAAATGATACTGTCACTGAAGGAATCTG GTATACCAACAAGACTACTGGTATCTATGCTATAGTCCTGGACTGGCCGACTAACAATAAGCTGTTTCTAGGTGCCCCTATACCTTCCTCTCAGTCTTCCCTGTTCATGTTGGGGTATAACCAGCCATTGAAGTGGTCTGGATATGCCGGTAAACCTGGTATCCACGTTACCATGCCCCAACTCAACCCAGCAACAATGCCATGTGAATGGGCTTGGGTGATTAAGATGAAGATGGTTCAGTAA